A DNA window from Paenibacillus sp. HWE-109 contains the following coding sequences:
- a CDS encoding ABC transporter permease, giving the protein MLLLPGLLLLVLFKYTPMYGVLIAFQEYNIFDGIAGSKWVGLEQFHKLMQSAEFMQVFTNTLLISVYKIVLLFPIPILIALLLNEIRFPAFKRTIQTIIYMPHFLSWVIISGLFMTILSPSDGLVNSVILRLGGESIRFFMDNHVFRSVIVFTAGWKEIGWNAIIFIAALASVEQEQYEAASIDGANRLRQMWHISLPGIMPTVILMLILRLGMVLDAGTEQILTMYNPTVYASGDVIGTFVYRMGLGKMDYSFSTAVGLFNSIVGFILVVSGNWLSKKLLNRGIW; this is encoded by the coding sequence ATGCTGCTGTTGCCTGGCCTGCTATTACTGGTGCTGTTCAAATACACACCGATGTACGGAGTCTTGATCGCGTTTCAGGAATACAACATTTTCGATGGGATCGCAGGAAGCAAATGGGTCGGACTTGAGCAGTTCCACAAGCTCATGCAATCTGCAGAATTCATGCAAGTGTTCACGAATACATTGCTCATCAGTGTATACAAGATCGTGTTGCTGTTCCCGATACCCATCCTTATCGCCCTGCTGCTGAACGAGATTCGGTTCCCAGCGTTCAAGCGGACGATCCAGACGATTATCTACATGCCTCACTTCTTGTCCTGGGTCATCATCTCTGGCTTGTTCATGACGATCTTGTCTCCTTCCGACGGACTTGTCAATTCCGTAATTCTACGGCTCGGTGGCGAATCAATCCGATTTTTTATGGATAACCACGTATTCCGAAGCGTCATCGTGTTCACGGCAGGCTGGAAGGAAATCGGCTGGAACGCAATCATCTTCATCGCCGCTCTCGCCAGTGTCGAGCAGGAGCAATACGAGGCGGCTTCGATCGATGGAGCGAACAGGCTGCGGCAGATGTGGCATATCTCTCTTCCCGGCATTATGCCGACGGTCATCCTGATGCTCATTCTCCGCCTGGGTATGGTGCTGGACGCGGGCACAGAACAGATACTGACGATGTATAACCCAACCGTCTACGCATCCGGCGATGTCATCGGTACCTTCGTCTACCGAATGGGTCTCGGCAAGATGGATTACAGTTTCAGCACCGCGGTCGGCCTTTTCAATTCGATCGTCGGTTTCATTCTCGTCGTCTCCGGCAACTGGCTCAGCAAGAAATTGCTGAACCGCGGGATCTGGTAA